Proteins encoded within one genomic window of Companilactobacillus zhachilii:
- a CDS encoding D-alanine--D-alanine ligase family protein, whose amino-acid sequence MKIVVLSGGRSTERNVSLSSGVKITNALRSKGYEVAYVDSFLGKDVDEDKIDDLFTTEPENESKLVIDDEVLTDEKINALRTDGTRGLLGRNVLKICQHADIVYMGLHGEDGENGKMQAVFDVFDIRYTGSGSLASGLAMDKKYSKEIFVQDKIPTAKYTTTKTAKILSEDIPFNYPMVVKPSNGGSSVGTHIVENATELRESVADALQFDSEVLIEEYIKGREFSVAIVDGLVLPAVEIAVDTGWYDFQHKFQENNVTHFITPPENLDDETHAQMQALTKKTFEALGMSNYGRVDFLLRDGQLYVMEANTLPGMTPLSLMPREAEAVGISYPDLCERIIKSKMKYYEEKL is encoded by the coding sequence ATGAAAATTGTCGTTCTTTCAGGTGGAAGAAGTACAGAAAGAAATGTTTCTTTATCTTCCGGAGTTAAAATCACCAACGCACTACGTAGTAAGGGTTATGAAGTCGCATACGTTGATTCATTTTTAGGTAAGGATGTTGATGAAGATAAGATTGATGATCTTTTTACAACTGAACCAGAAAACGAAAGTAAACTTGTCATTGATGATGAAGTTTTAACTGATGAAAAAATCAATGCCCTTCGTACTGACGGAACTCGCGGTCTACTAGGTCGCAACGTTCTTAAAATTTGCCAACATGCCGATATTGTCTACATGGGACTACACGGTGAAGATGGTGAAAATGGTAAGATGCAAGCAGTTTTTGATGTCTTTGATATCAGATACACAGGTAGTGGCTCACTTGCTTCAGGACTTGCCATGGATAAGAAGTATTCTAAAGAAATTTTTGTTCAAGATAAGATTCCAACAGCCAAGTACACAACAACTAAGACAGCTAAAATCTTATCTGAAGATATTCCATTCAATTACCCAATGGTAGTTAAACCATCAAATGGTGGTTCAAGTGTCGGAACACATATCGTTGAAAATGCGACTGAATTAAGAGAATCAGTTGCGGACGCTTTACAATTTGATAGCGAAGTCTTGATTGAAGAATATATCAAGGGCCGTGAATTTTCAGTCGCTATCGTTGATGGCTTGGTTCTTCCAGCCGTTGAAATCGCCGTTGATACAGGTTGGTACGATTTCCAACACAAATTCCAAGAGAACAATGTAACTCACTTCATCACACCACCAGAAAACTTAGATGATGAAACACATGCTCAGATGCAAGCTTTGACAAAGAAAACTTTTGAAGCTTTAGGTATGAGTAACTATGGACGTGTTGATTTCTTACTACGTGATGGTCAATTGTACGTTATGGAAGCCAACACCTTGCCAGGTATGACACCATTATCATTGATGCCAAGAGAAGCAGAAGCTGTGGGTATTTCATATCCTGACTTATGTGAAAGAATCATTAAGAGTAAAATGAAATATTACGAAGAAAAGCTTTAA
- a CDS encoding alpha/beta hydrolase, giving the protein MKNGQWPILYIHGFRGGDYTTEKMIESALECNGKKKGQFLKAIINWRGKVTYEGTWTDDEHPIVQVVFQNKWVGSNQMEYWLVKLLFDLRLKHEFTTYDAIGHSLGAVALVLVNLREKMRPYMPRLKKLVLIAGPFNGILGLGDLPNINRIKPNGRPAFMSPTYFRIFMNRNNVSDDLRVLNIYGNVGDHSNSDKYISVTSAKSISYILAPRAKEYTEYSMKGTNAEHSMLHDDSEILDTVNGFIYYNPLS; this is encoded by the coding sequence ATGAAAAATGGGCAATGGCCGATACTCTACATCCACGGATTTCGTGGTGGAGATTATACGACAGAAAAAATGATTGAATCTGCTTTGGAATGTAATGGTAAGAAAAAAGGCCAATTTCTCAAAGCAATTATTAATTGGCGCGGTAAAGTAACATATGAGGGAACTTGGACTGATGATGAACATCCTATCGTTCAAGTTGTTTTTCAAAACAAGTGGGTTGGCAGTAACCAAATGGAATATTGGTTAGTGAAACTCTTATTTGATTTGCGTTTAAAACATGAATTTACTACATATGACGCCATTGGACACTCTTTAGGTGCTGTCGCTTTAGTTCTAGTCAATCTAAGGGAAAAAATGCGTCCTTATATGCCTCGACTTAAAAAATTAGTACTCATTGCTGGACCGTTCAACGGTATTTTAGGATTAGGTGATCTTCCCAACATCAACCGGATCAAGCCAAATGGACGTCCTGCTTTTATGAGTCCAACATATTTTAGAATATTTATGAATCGTAACAATGTATCCGATGATCTCCGCGTTTTAAATATTTACGGTAACGTCGGCGACCATTCGAATAGTGACAAATATATCTCCGTTACATCAGCAAAGTCAATTTCTTACATTCTCGCACCACGAGCAAAGGAATATACCGAATATTCAATGAAAGGTACTAACGCTGAACATTCGATGTTACATGATGATTCTGAGATTTTAGATACAGTCAACGGGTTCATTTACTACAATCCGTTATCATAA
- a CDS encoding YhgE/Pip domain-containing protein, with amino-acid sequence MTIRHALLHRELEGISIKAWELFRLDIKRTLQSKPATLLMLALIILPCLYCWFNVWALWDPYSNTSDLKVAVYSDDQSVKLEGQKIEIGDQLIDNLKKNHKLGWTFVDSKAQLDQGVKDGSYYAGIYIPKNFSKDIVSFLSGNIKKPALVFKVNQKINAIAPKLTETGATTLQNTISDEFIGTISKTVTKVLNKSGVDIEHNLPMLRRLSALLVTTDDNLPELQDIMDKVQQANTIVPNLNQKLQQVNDMYGYMPLLNQDAQKLVNLNNFLPLADAGGTAAKDLQTKIPQIQSAGSQVNEIDNDFGKISNLMDNSITQVENGINVVNKVQNVMPDIQQLGQDAENATNKVNNELIPKIQQALPVIKTTVDTGLSMIITIAKQISTSMSNINTLIDKIKADPKNQELKEQLKQVIQNVADDATQMSKVSSQLASSLTDLQNFYNRLAEQLGHDQTTIFNKPISRLNDLAALNDALAAKANDILDNYTDLDTTALQDKLADLQTQSDKIADGVSAIKDLNVMDSVSNTINDVSTLLKDASSTLNQVNNNIIPAIPGLLNNTKGVLETALTYLQKYQKQLPAVGTEIHSANQLLNGNMSNIITGINLVNDFYNTDYPQLKKKMATATFFVQYQLPQIENELTTTLNLVNSKTPELEKALSTANDFAVNDWPQLKKDVHHSAKLLKKGEKDVDLGALIKLMKSDANKESDFFSNPVKLKQENLYDVPNYGSASAPFYLALCIWVGALLLSSVFTVHFQLNDRQKYRYSFKQRFNGRYLTFGFLNQLQAIAAALGNLFILHAYTKEKVWLVLFCMLVSFVFISILYSLVQMFGTVGKGLGIIILVLSISGAGGNFPVVLSDGFFRIINPYLPFTYAVNLIRESVGGIYWPNATKDIIILVAFGVVFYLLGLLTTEKIKPFMHKLHKSAKKSMIIE; translated from the coding sequence ATGACAATACGTCATGCACTTTTACACAGAGAGTTGGAGGGGATTTCTATCAAAGCTTGGGAGCTATTCAGATTAGATATAAAAAGGACCTTGCAGTCAAAGCCCGCAACATTGTTAATGTTAGCTTTGATTATTTTGCCATGTCTTTATTGTTGGTTTAATGTTTGGGCCTTATGGGATCCATATTCCAACACAAGTGACTTGAAAGTTGCTGTTTATTCAGATGATCAATCAGTTAAACTTGAAGGTCAAAAAATTGAAATTGGTGATCAACTGATCGATAACCTAAAAAAGAACCACAAGTTAGGTTGGACCTTCGTTGATTCCAAAGCACAACTAGACCAAGGAGTTAAGGATGGTTCATACTATGCTGGTATTTACATTCCTAAAAACTTCTCAAAGGATATCGTTAGTTTCTTATCAGGTAATATCAAGAAGCCAGCCCTGGTCTTCAAAGTTAATCAGAAAATAAACGCCATCGCCCCGAAGCTGACTGAGACAGGTGCGACGACGTTACAAAATACTATCTCAGATGAATTTATTGGGACAATCAGTAAGACCGTTACAAAGGTTTTGAACAAGTCTGGTGTTGATATTGAGCATAATTTACCAATGTTAAGACGTCTTTCAGCATTGTTGGTCACAACTGATGACAACTTGCCTGAACTACAAGATATCATGGACAAAGTTCAACAAGCCAACACAATTGTTCCTAATTTGAACCAAAAATTACAACAAGTTAATGATATGTATGGCTACATGCCACTACTAAATCAAGATGCCCAAAAACTGGTCAATTTGAATAACTTCCTACCGCTAGCCGATGCTGGTGGTACTGCTGCCAAGGATTTACAAACGAAGATTCCACAAATCCAAAGCGCTGGTTCGCAAGTTAACGAAATTGATAATGATTTTGGAAAGATTTCTAATTTAATGGACAACAGTATCACTCAAGTTGAAAACGGAATTAACGTTGTCAACAAGGTTCAAAACGTTATGCCAGATATTCAACAACTGGGACAAGACGCCGAGAACGCTACTAACAAAGTTAACAATGAATTGATTCCAAAGATCCAACAAGCATTACCAGTTATTAAAACAACTGTTGATACTGGTCTATCAATGATTATCACAATTGCTAAACAAATCAGTACGTCAATGTCAAACATCAATACTTTGATCGACAAAATCAAGGCTGATCCTAAGAACCAAGAATTGAAAGAACAACTCAAACAAGTTATTCAAAACGTTGCTGATGACGCCACACAAATGTCTAAAGTAAGTTCTCAATTAGCTTCATCACTAACTGACCTGCAAAACTTCTACAACAGATTGGCTGAACAATTAGGTCACGATCAAACAACTATCTTCAATAAGCCTATCAGTCGTTTGAATGACCTAGCAGCACTTAACGATGCCCTAGCAGCTAAAGCAAATGATATCTTGGACAACTATACTGACCTTGATACTACCGCTTTACAGGACAAATTAGCCGACTTACAAACACAGTCAGATAAAATTGCTGATGGTGTAAGTGCAATTAAAGATCTTAACGTCATGGACAGTGTTTCTAACACAATCAACGATGTTTCAACACTTCTAAAAGATGCTAGTTCTACTTTGAATCAAGTTAATAACAATATCATCCCAGCCATCCCAGGACTTTTGAACAACACTAAGGGTGTCCTCGAGACAGCTTTAACTTACCTTCAAAAATATCAAAAACAATTGCCTGCTGTCGGTACTGAAATTCACAGTGCTAACCAATTGCTTAATGGTAATATGAGCAACATCATCACTGGTATTAATCTGGTCAATGATTTCTACAATACTGACTATCCACAATTGAAGAAAAAGATGGCTACTGCTACCTTCTTCGTTCAATATCAATTGCCACAAATTGAAAACGAGTTGACGACAACGTTAAACTTAGTCAATTCCAAGACACCTGAACTTGAAAAAGCTCTCTCAACTGCTAATGACTTCGCCGTTAACGACTGGCCACAGTTGAAGAAAGACGTTCATCACTCAGCTAAACTATTGAAGAAGGGCGAAAAAGACGTCGACCTTGGTGCTTTGATTAAGTTAATGAAATCAGACGCTAATAAGGAATCTGACTTCTTCTCTAACCCAGTTAAGTTGAAACAAGAAAACCTTTATGATGTGCCAAATTACGGATCTGCCAGTGCCCCATTCTACTTGGCATTGTGTATCTGGGTTGGTGCTTTACTACTATCAAGTGTCTTCACAGTTCATTTCCAATTGAATGACCGTCAAAAGTATCGTTATTCATTCAAGCAACGTTTCAATGGCCGTTACCTAACCTTTGGTTTCTTAAACCAACTCCAAGCCATTGCCGCTGCCCTTGGTAACTTATTTATCCTTCACGCTTATACGAAGGAAAAAGTTTGGTTGGTACTGTTCTGTATGCTGGTCAGTTTCGTCTTCATCTCGATTCTGTACTCACTCGTGCAAATGTTTGGAACGGTCGGTAAGGGACTAGGAATCATCATTCTGGTGCTTTCGATTTCCGGTGCCGGTGGTAACTTCCCTGTCGTCCTATCTGATGGTTTCTTCCGTATCATTAACCCATACTTGCCATTTACTTATGCCGTTAACCTGATTCGTGAATCAGTCGGTGGAATATATTGGCCTAACGCAACCAAAGATATTATTATATTAGTAGCTTTTGGTGTCGTCTTCTACTTACTAGGCTTACTCACAACTGAGAAGATCAAGCCATTCATGCACAAGTTACATAAGAGTGCTAAGAAGAGTATGATCATCGAATAA
- a CDS encoding DUF1002 domain-containing protein, whose amino-acid sequence MILLGLLSVITLGIFSAQSVKADDLSDQPVMTLGTSLTADQRQGTVNALSSQINNSNYKTITVTGDTLVKYLNPSGNSFTSNSGVWSSALIQKTSSGSGINVKIVDYNGKNNITTITADQYRNAAVTAGISDANIYVTSATPIDGSGALAGIYAAYSNSGDTLNQSQVNAAQKEMNVLSGITDANKGTNGYSDKQLNNAVAGIKSDMAQKGDNITVNQITTIVNNNLQKNNLQNIINDNQKQQIINLMVQIRDSGALKNSNFKEQASKLSNDIMSKAKNIFNNLNTQENRNFLQKIWDSIVSFFSGLFN is encoded by the coding sequence ATCATTTTATTAGGTTTATTATCTGTAATCACGCTGGGAATCTTTTCAGCACAAAGTGTTAAAGCCGATGATCTAAGTGATCAACCAGTTATGACTTTAGGAACATCTTTAACTGCTGACCAACGTCAAGGGACAGTCAATGCCCTATCATCACAAATTAACAATAGTAATTACAAAACCATCACTGTTACTGGTGATACATTAGTTAAATATTTAAATCCTAGTGGAAATTCTTTCACAAGTAACTCTGGTGTTTGGTCATCAGCCTTGATTCAAAAGACATCATCTGGTTCTGGTATCAACGTTAAGATCGTTGACTACAATGGTAAAAATAATATCACTACCATTACAGCTGACCAATATCGTAATGCTGCTGTTACGGCTGGTATTAGCGATGCCAATATCTATGTAACATCAGCTACCCCAATTGATGGCTCAGGTGCCCTAGCAGGTATCTACGCAGCTTATTCAAATAGTGGCGATACATTGAATCAAAGCCAAGTTAACGCCGCTCAAAAAGAAATGAACGTCTTGAGTGGAATTACCGATGCCAACAAAGGTACAAATGGCTATTCTGATAAACAATTAAATAACGCTGTGGCTGGTATTAAGTCAGATATGGCTCAAAAAGGCGATAACATCACCGTTAACCAGATCACAACAATTGTAAATAACAACTTACAAAAGAACAATTTACAAAACATCATCAACGATAATCAAAAACAACAAATCATCAACTTGATGGTTCAAATCAGAGATTCAGGTGCTTTGAAGAACTCAAACTTCAAGGAACAAGCTTCAAAATTGAGCAACGATATCATGAGTAAAGCTAAAAATATTTTTAACAACTTAAATACTCAAGAAAATCGTAACTTCTTACAAAAGATTTGGGACAGCATTGTTTCATTCTTCAGCGGACTATTTAATTAA
- a CDS encoding HAD-IC family P-type ATPase, translated as MLLEESNTSSKDNSKEPPRNSQKLWQLSEEDVGKTFQTNTEDGLTSAEVKRRLDRNGRNELEVKKQSKFIQFIKQFNNSIIYILAAAAIMTFLMHRYSDSIVIGLVIIANAIIGYVQEQQAGNALEKIREMLVSKNFVFRDGEKLEIDARELVVGDLVNLEAGDAVPADLRLISADNLSVQESTLTGETNAVEKIEEAIPDTKLPLAERKNMVYASTAVTHGSGLGIVVATAGDTEIGQIQNSVESVKEKPTPLMQNLNSLGFGLSIAILIAAVALFIIGYFIDTYSLPTLLIAVITMVVGSMPEGLPASTSVVLAMGTRKMTKRNVIVKSLPAVETLGAVDIVNTDKTGTLTKNEMTVKKVVTPTHDFDVTGVGYDADGGVDFEGSLKLAGQTYDWQSDPSMKWLVDIAGQTTDAQLHFENNRWELNGEPTDGALTTLYRKMTGVDPEVDEIDSLPFDSAFRFSARLANLNNQRVLMVKGSPTTIINASTNSTDEDYWNNKIKELSSEGLRVVALAYKLVDDDVEEIQSDQINGLTLAGMVGIIDPPREEARKSIHELRMAGIKVKMITGDHPDTASAIAKKLDLDSVIRAVTGPEIDAMSDDELNAKIDNYNVFARTTPANKLRIVRAQQANNHVVSMTGDGVNDAPALKQADIGVAMGIKGTEVAKESANMVLADDDFADIVVAVREGRHVFDNIRKTIRFLLPTSFAEGLIVVISILLGQDLPLYPAQLLWINMVSALTIQFAFIFEPPEAGIMARGPRNVKQGLLTKLDTFEIVYASLLISGLGIWAFDLLTGKGMPEVVGSTMALNIIIFGKIFYLFNLRNDHPVISKYFFQNKMAFYIIGILIVLQLGIIYLPFMQSIFHTTNINFTYGWLIPIIAGVIVLIVTELGKFIRFHLLQRNIK; from the coding sequence ATGTTACTAGAAGAAAGCAATACGAGTTCCAAAGATAATTCCAAAGAACCCCCGAGAAACTCACAAAAATTATGGCAACTAAGTGAGGAAGACGTAGGTAAAACTTTTCAAACTAACACCGAAGACGGTTTGACCAGTGCTGAAGTAAAACGTCGCCTAGATCGTAATGGTCGCAATGAGTTGGAAGTTAAGAAGCAATCGAAGTTTATCCAATTCATCAAACAATTTAACAACAGTATCATCTATATCCTAGCGGCAGCCGCCATCATGACTTTCTTGATGCATCGCTACTCTGATTCCATCGTTATTGGCTTGGTTATTATCGCCAACGCTATTATCGGTTACGTTCAAGAACAACAAGCTGGTAACGCCTTGGAAAAAATTCGAGAAATGCTAGTTTCCAAAAACTTCGTTTTCCGTGACGGTGAAAAGTTGGAGATTGATGCCCGCGAGTTAGTTGTTGGTGATTTAGTCAATCTTGAAGCCGGTGACGCTGTCCCTGCTGACTTACGTCTAATTTCCGCCGATAATTTAAGTGTTCAAGAATCCACTCTAACCGGTGAAACAAACGCTGTTGAAAAAATTGAAGAAGCTATTCCTGATACAAAGTTACCTTTAGCTGAACGGAAAAACATGGTTTATGCTTCAACGGCTGTTACTCACGGTTCTGGTTTAGGAATTGTCGTTGCAACTGCTGGCGATACCGAAATTGGTCAAATTCAAAATTCAGTCGAATCCGTCAAAGAAAAGCCCACTCCTTTGATGCAAAACTTGAATTCATTAGGATTCGGCCTCTCAATCGCCATCTTAATTGCTGCGGTTGCCTTGTTTATTATTGGATATTTCATTGATACTTACAGCTTACCAACCTTATTGATAGCCGTTATAACGATGGTTGTTGGTTCCATGCCTGAAGGTCTCCCCGCTAGTACCTCTGTCGTTTTAGCTATGGGAACTCGGAAGATGACCAAGCGTAACGTAATCGTCAAGTCATTACCCGCTGTAGAAACTTTAGGTGCTGTTGATATCGTTAATACCGATAAAACAGGTACTTTAACTAAAAACGAAATGACCGTTAAAAAGGTCGTCACACCAACCCATGATTTTGATGTCACTGGTGTTGGTTACGATGCTGACGGCGGAGTCGATTTTGAAGGTAGCTTAAAACTCGCCGGTCAAACATATGACTGGCAAAGTGATCCAAGCATGAAATGGTTAGTTGATATTGCTGGTCAAACTACCGATGCTCAACTTCATTTTGAAAATAATCGTTGGGAACTAAATGGTGAACCAACTGACGGTGCTTTAACAACTTTGTACCGTAAAATGACTGGTGTTGACCCTGAAGTCGACGAAATTGATTCTCTACCATTTGATTCAGCCTTTCGTTTTTCAGCTCGTCTAGCCAACTTAAATAATCAACGTGTTTTAATGGTCAAAGGTTCACCAACTACAATCATTAACGCTTCAACTAATTCAACTGACGAAGATTATTGGAACAATAAAATCAAAGAACTTTCATCTGAAGGATTACGTGTCGTCGCCTTAGCTTACAAATTAGTTGATGACGACGTTGAAGAAATTCAGTCCGACCAAATTAATGGTTTAACTTTAGCCGGAATGGTTGGTATCATCGACCCTCCTCGTGAAGAAGCGCGTAAATCAATTCACGAATTACGCATGGCCGGTATTAAGGTCAAAATGATTACTGGTGATCATCCTGATACTGCTTCAGCAATCGCCAAAAAATTAGACTTAGACTCAGTCATCCGTGCAGTCACTGGTCCCGAAATTGATGCCATGTCTGATGACGAACTAAATGCTAAGATCGATAATTACAACGTCTTTGCCCGAACTACTCCAGCTAATAAACTGCGAATCGTGCGTGCTCAGCAAGCTAATAATCACGTTGTTTCTATGACCGGTGATGGTGTCAATGATGCTCCAGCCTTGAAACAAGCCGACATTGGTGTTGCTATGGGTATTAAGGGTACTGAAGTTGCCAAAGAATCAGCCAACATGGTTTTAGCCGATGATGACTTTGCTGATATCGTGGTAGCTGTTCGCGAAGGACGACATGTTTTCGATAACATTCGTAAAACCATTCGTTTCTTACTGCCAACCAGTTTTGCGGAAGGATTGATTGTAGTAATCAGTATCCTTCTAGGACAAGATTTGCCACTTTATCCAGCTCAATTGTTATGGATCAACATGGTTTCAGCTTTAACAATCCAGTTTGCTTTCATCTTTGAACCACCAGAAGCAGGCATCATGGCTCGAGGACCTAGAAATGTTAAACAAGGATTACTGACGAAATTAGATACCTTTGAAATCGTCTACGCTTCCTTGCTAATTTCCGGACTAGGAATCTGGGCATTTGATCTCTTAACAGGTAAAGGTATGCCCGAAGTAGTTGGTAGTACGATGGCATTAAATATCATCATCTTTGGTAAAATCTTCTACCTATTCAACTTACGAAATGACCATCCCGTTATTTCCAAATACTTCTTCCAAAACAAGATGGCCTTCTACATCATTGGAATCTTGATTGTCTTGCAGTTAGGAATCATTTACCTTCCATTCATGCAATCAATTTTCCACACAACCAACATCAACTTCACCTATGGTTGGCTCATCCCAATCATTGCCGGGGTTATTGTCTTGATTGTAACTGAACTTGGGAAATTCATTCGTTTCCATTTGTTACAACGAAATATTAAATAA
- a CDS encoding ribonuclease H family protein — MQKYYAVRRGKKPGIYLTWPECKAQVDGFAGARYKSFPDRAQAEAFLGGKDSYVKSTTNQKSKPQTKATKRTVSDIKDFETVVYTDGGSRNHGNYKGGHVKETDKGAWAYHISNHDEVFEGTAGEFGVTNNRMEILALIQSIKRLNELKINQQNTIFVLDSKYVLNAITQNWLTGWKKRGYKKADGSVPANVELWKELDSLLPTVPKKTFEWTKGHATNIGNNRVDELLNETMDKM; from the coding sequence TTGCAAAAATATTATGCAGTGAGACGTGGAAAGAAACCTGGAATCTATTTAACTTGGCCAGAATGTAAGGCACAAGTCGATGGATTTGCCGGTGCTAGATATAAAAGTTTTCCTGATCGAGCCCAGGCTGAAGCGTTTCTTGGTGGCAAGGATTCTTACGTAAAGAGTACAACGAATCAAAAATCTAAGCCACAAACAAAAGCAACAAAACGAACGGTGTCAGATATAAAAGATTTTGAAACGGTCGTTTATACTGATGGTGGTTCTAGAAACCATGGTAACTATAAGGGTGGTCATGTAAAAGAGACAGATAAAGGCGCTTGGGCCTATCATATCAGTAATCATGACGAAGTTTTTGAAGGTACAGCAGGCGAATTTGGGGTAACAAATAACCGCATGGAGATATTGGCCCTGATTCAAAGTATTAAACGATTAAATGAATTAAAAATCAATCAACAAAATACGATATTTGTCTTAGATTCGAAGTATGTTTTGAATGCAATCACCCAAAATTGGTTGACAGGTTGGAAAAAACGTGGCTATAAAAAGGCTGATGGCAGTGTTCCAGCCAATGTTGAATTGTGGAAGGAATTGGATAGTTTATTGCCAACTGTTCCGAAAAAAACTTTTGAGTGGACTAAGGGTCATGCTACTAATATAGGAAATAATCGGGTTGATGAATTGTTGAATGAGACCATGGATAAGATGTGA
- a CDS encoding zinc metallopeptidase — MYGYGYGFGPSYLLIIIGLAISMWASWYVNHNFKKYDQFTSHRGKSGADAARYILDSAGLQDIQINKVSGNLTDNYNPGNKTLNLSESTYDSTSVAAIGVAAHECGHAIQDQTSYVPMRVRAALVPAVNLGSNASIPLIIIGALLGMNHTLITIGIWLFALVVLFQVVTLPVEFNASGRAIKILGSGDILDNDEVPMVKQVLFAAALTYVAAAISTALQLLRLILVFGDNRN; from the coding sequence ATGTACGGATATGGTTATGGTTTTGGTCCCAGCTATCTGTTGATAATCATTGGTTTGGCTATCAGTATGTGGGCATCATGGTATGTAAATCATAATTTTAAAAAATATGATCAATTTACAAGTCACCGTGGCAAAAGCGGTGCGGATGCTGCGAGATATATTTTAGATAGTGCCGGACTACAAGATATTCAAATAAATAAAGTTAGCGGGAATTTGACCGATAATTACAATCCAGGTAATAAGACGTTAAATTTATCCGAATCAACTTACGATTCCACCTCAGTAGCGGCTATCGGCGTTGCAGCCCATGAATGTGGACACGCAATCCAAGATCAAACAAGTTACGTTCCCATGCGCGTCAGAGCTGCATTAGTTCCAGCCGTTAACCTCGGTTCAAACGCATCAATTCCATTGATTATTATCGGTGCTCTATTAGGAATGAACCACACACTAATTACCATCGGAATTTGGCTATTTGCCTTAGTAGTCTTATTCCAAGTCGTAACATTACCAGTTGAATTCAACGCTTCAGGCCGTGCCATCAAGATCTTAGGATCAGGTGACATCCTCGATAACGATGAAGTACCAATGGTAAAACAAGTCTTGTTCGCAGCCGCTTTAACATACGTCGCTGCAGCAATTTCAACAGCATTACAACTCTTACGTTTAATCCTAGTCTTTGGTGACAATCGTAATTAA